A single genomic interval of Apis cerana isolate GH-2021 linkage group LG14, AcerK_1.0, whole genome shotgun sequence harbors:
- the LOC108000641 gene encoding transmembrane protein 94 isoform X13, with protein sequence MKMDGDQGKDSPSKPTENINTKSAKPLGLSTTIALEILQRDVKRVLQEYEEEYKRNKKYKAWLKDTLHHRSQYTTLCWTSAIALLINAIILVIAFFTINDTWYPTLPYDGLTVCCLVMLNFILVVSDNKLRHEEIPYRVRGLLDQLEVAKNTCQWNPENYPHLCSPLSPCLTLQWTYRDGRIINLPWALLVASDIIVIKPGQQAPGYCVPYDDADAPVLHAREVYSPQVHSANEIFSTPQARTPLKNKIYKLQETPYLMNLRMALDQALDRPVTYHNRKRHLLMICCIEQLAYPILLIIVLVANLFRYMYVSEYFGVGYWNEMFLLQPIAISIPLLPLVFPTCWIFLNCFGMARFKALFKLYQSSKKLQFVDPFEDADISGPSHPEVVYNWLELKEYFFDILFGKEHMMSRSASILHVLGSVTALCCVDKKGILSWPNPTAEKVFFLRNANTLSPSSSTGSLDRNSEPQYQATDDSKQDSNKTSYVTHDMSHSTAEVLDLTHDHALPFRLQFDDHSWRQHLNSLKPLGLAILLNTCNMDTQEHYMQFCCHVTCEALFNENLVPVTNRRYQDHSVEDKSGYQAKDTMQSSRQVYLVDESGSLGHMWCLCELAKQIGFQDQAQNIFQLEQQLSTFRHVQPEMVRRDIKFARSLSIATKLKFPFPHMVAVVVRERSGGGLQLLTQGTADIILDSCIEFWDGHDLCPLSASDRKKVQDFYQRTSLTSYCTAFAYRPLTRGICDKMSKIYLELPADSKHLYAPHRSPTPLPWDFRNVLDPRVKGILGQFHSTDSLLCNENKDDVVNDVDSCFDIQCNQVFIGMVTMQYQAQTDMVQLIEQLDRACIRFVHFSKENELRSRVFSEKMGLESGWNCHISLLSERARRQQWLERYPHMPPSYMSESLVGWWVSQAAAMSSPTPSAQSHQHNYSCMDEASHLLNRVSPRTNLDNSRAMSMSAPSAINTDFSTVKFDDETTEWNDTGTSQVKSAMSHSLSHLIQRITRTGSTHVSEQDTVRSEDSVLVQSVDLGSGQEAWRSLSCLTDSTEQSAPVNFDLSNRAKLPRGIDKIRPHIELIDNVPLLVSLFTDCNTAVTREMLHIMQDYGEVVCVLGSSANAENMPIFMQADAGVAVEPLYPQVCQRVPVLTPTKDDQGPSPVDLSRALNSVACSLSVKREDPIAIFHLIMEARHYMMCLWNCVQFWLCCTVTLSFTQAMSGFLLLPPLFSVDQVLWLCCLIIPILSISMIATPMDPTIMQRATGKNQCTVNGQKY encoded by the exons ATG AAAATGGATGGCGATCAAGGAAAAGATAGTCCTTCCAAACcaactgaaaatattaatactaaatctgCAAAGCCATTAGGACTAAGTACAACAATTGCTCTTGAAATATTACAACGTGATGTTAAAAGAGTGTTACAAGAATATGAAGAAGAGtacaaaagaaataa AAAATATAAAGCTTGGCTAAAGGACACATTACATCATCGTAGTCAATATACAACTCTTTGTTGGACTTCAGCAATTGCACTTTTGATCAATGCCATTATACTTGTTATTGCATTCTTCACAATCAACGATACATG GTATCCTACACTGCCTTATGATGGACTGACTGTTTGTTGTCTagtaatgttaaattttattttagtcgTATCTGATAATAAATTACGACATGAAGAAATTCCTTATAGAGTACGAGGTCTTCTTGACCAATTAGAAG TAGCAAAAAATACTTGCCAATGGAATCCAGAGAATTATCCACATTTATGCAGTCCATTGTCTCCTTGCTTAACTTTACAGTGGACTTATCGCGATGGtcgcataattaatttacccTGGGCATTGTTAGTTGCTAgtgatataattgttataaaaccCGGACAACAAGCACCTGGATATTGTGTTCCTTATGAT gatGCTGATGCACCAGTATTACATGCAAGAGAAGTATACAGTCCTCAGGTTCACAGtgctaatgaaatattttcaactccACAGGCACGAACGcctttaaagaataaaatttataaacttcaaGAAACACCATATTTAATGAATCTTAGAATGGCTCTCGATCAAGCTTTAGATAGACCGGTTACATATCACAATCGCAAACGGCATCTTTTAATGATATGTTGCATCGAACAATTGGCTTATCCAATTCTTTTGATTATCGTTCTAGTTgctaatttatttcgatatatgtatgtgtcaGAATATTTCGGTGTCGGTTATTGGAATGAAATGTTTCTGTTACAACCGATCGCTATTAGTATCCCTTTACTTCCGTTAGTATTTCCGACTTgttggatttttttaaattgtttcggAATGGCTCGTTTCAAAGCTCTATTTAAGCTTTATCAATCTTCGAAGAAACTTCAG TTTGTGGATCCTTTCGAAGATGCGGATATTTCCGGGCCTAGCCATCCAGAAGTAGTATACAATTGGTtggaattaaaagaatacttttttgatatattgtttGGTAAAGAGCATATGATGTCAAGATCCGCCAGTATTCTACATGTTTTAGGATCAGTTACG GCATTGTGTTGCGTGGATAAAAAAGGGATCCTTTCGTGGCCTAATCCAACTGCCGAGAAAGTATTCTTTTTACGAAATGCTAATACTCTATCTCCATCTTCaag tACTGGTAGCTTAGATAGAAACTCAGAACCTCAGTATCAGGCAACTGACGACTCCAAACAAGATTCGAATAAGACATCCTATGTGACTCAtg atatgtcTCATTCAACAGCTGAAGTTTTGGATCTTACTCATGACCATGCTTTACCATTTCGTCTACAGTTCGATGACCATTCTTGGAGACAACATTTAAACTCATTAAAACCCCTAGGTTTAGCGATTCTTCTCAACACATGTAATATGGATACACAAGAGCATTACATGCAGTTTTGTTGTCATGTCACGTGTGAAGCTCTCTTTAACGAAAATCTAGTACCAGTAACGAACAGACG CTACCAGGATCACAGTGTAGAAGATAAGAGTGGGTATCAGGCAAAAGATACAATGCAAAGTTCAAGACAGGTGTATTTAGTCGACGAATCAGGGAGCCTTGGACATATGTG GTGTTTATGCGAATTAGCCAAGCAGATAGGTTTTCAAGATCAggcacaaaatatatttcaattggaACAACAGTTGTCCACGTTTAGGCATGTT CAACCAGAAATGGTTCGGCGAGATATCAAATTTGCACGATCTTTGAGTATCGCGACGAagttaaaatttccatttccgcACATGGTAGCTGTGGTAGTTAGAGAACGCAGTGGTGGAGGTTTGCAATTACTTACACAGGGTACAGCGGATATAATATTGGATTCTTGCATCGAATTTTGGGACGGTCATGATCTCTGTCCATTATCAGCATCGGATag gaAAAAGGTGCaagatttttatcaaagaaCGAGCTTAACATCATATTGTACTGCATTTGCGTATAGGCCACTAACACGTGGTATTTGTGATAAAATGTCTAAAATATATCTAGAACTTCCTGCAGATAGTAAACATTTATATGCACCTCATAGGAGTCCTACTCCTCTACCTTGGGACTTTAGAAATGTTCTTGACCCTAGAGTGAAAGGTATACTTGGACAATTTCACTCGACTg aTTCTTTGTTGTGCAATGAAAACAAAGATGATGTTGTAAATGATGTTGATAGCTGCTTTGATATTCAATGTAATCAAGTTTTTATTGGTATGGTCACTATGCAGTATCAAGCACAAACAGAtatg GTACAATTAATTGAACAACTCGACAGAGCTTGTATCCGATTTGTTCACTTCagcaaagaaaatgaattaagaTCACGTGTATTCTCGGAAAAAATGGGTCTCGAAAGCGGATGGAATTGTCACATATCGTTGCTCAGTGAAAGAGCTAG GAGACAGCAATGGCTGGAGAGATATCCACACATGCCTCCATCGTATAT GTCCGAGAGTCTAGTGGGTTGGTGGGTGAGCCAGGCAGCAGCCATGTCCTCACCCACTCCCTCAGCCCAATCTCATCAGCATAATTACTCCTGCATGGATGAGGCCAGCCACTTGCTTAATCGTGTCTCTCCTCG CACCAATTTGGATAATAGCCGTGCTATGAGTATGTCAGCACCAAGTGCTATAAATACCGATTTCTCCACCGTCAAATTCGATGATGAAACCACGGAATGGAACGACACGGGAACATCTCAAGTTAAAAGCGCTATGAGCCACAG TCTAAGTCATCTAATACAAAGGATCACGAGAACAGGATCAACACACgtttc GGAACAGGACACAGTGAGAAGCGAAGATAGCGTGCTTGTACAAAGCGTAGACCTGGGTTCCGGACAAGAAGCATGGCGATCTTTGAGTTGTCTCACAGACAGCACGGAGCAAAGCGCTCCTGTAAATTTTGACTTGTCGAACAGG GCAAAACTACCTCGAGGCATCGATAAGATTCGACCACACATAGAATTAATAGACAATGTACCCCTTTTGGTATCTCTGTTCACCGATTGCAACACCGCTGTTACAAGGGAAATGTTGCACATTATGCAAGATTATGGAGAAGTTGTATGCGTACTTGGCTCCTCTGCTAATGCAGAAAATATGCCCATCTTCATGCAAGCAGATGCagg AGTGGCGGTAGAACCATTGTATCCACAAGTTTGTCAAAGAGTTCCTGTATTGACACCAACCAAAGACGATCAAGGTCCATCTCCAGTTGATTTAAGCAGAGCATTGAATTCCGTTGCTTGCTCTTTAAGCGTGAAACGAGAAGATccaattgcaatttttcactTAATCATGGAG GCTCGGCATTATATGATGTGCCTCTGGAATTGCGTGCAATTCTGGCTCTGTTGTACAGTTACTCTCTCCTTCACACAAGCTATGTCCGGTTTCTTATTACTACCGCCCTTATTTTCGGTTGATCAAGTCTTATGGTTGTGTTGCTTAATCATtccaatattatctatatctatGATTGCTACACCAATGGATCCTACTATAATGCAACGTGCAACTGGTAAAAACCAATGTACTGTAAATGGCCAG aaatattga
- the LOC108000641 gene encoding transmembrane protein 94 isoform X9 gives MKMDGDQGKDSPSKPTENINTKSAKPLGLSTTIALEILQRDVKRVLQEYEEEYKRNKKYKAWLKDTLHHRSQYTTLCWTSAIALLINAIILVIAFFTINDTWYPTLPYDGLTVCCLVMLNFILVVSDNKLRHEEIPYRVRGLLDQLEVAKNTCQWNPENYPHLCSPLSPCLTLQWTYRDGRIINLPWALLVASDIIVIKPGQQAPGYCVPYDDADAPVLHAREVYSPQVHSANEIFSTPQARTPLKNKIYKLQETPYLMNLRMALDQALDRPVTYHNRKRHLLMICCIEQLAYPILLIIVLVANLFRYMYVSEYFGVGYWNEMFLLQPIAISIPLLPLVFPTCWIFLNCFGMARFKALFKLYQSSKKLQFVDPFEDADISGPSHPEVVYNWLELKEYFFDILFGKEHMMSRSASILHVLGSVTALCCVDKKGILSWPNPTAEKVFFLRNANTLSPSSSTGSLDRNSEPQYQATDDSKQDSNKTSYVTHDMSHSTAEVLDLTHDHALPFRLQFDDHSWRQHLNSLKPLGLAILLNTCNMDTQEHYMQFCCHVTCEALFNENLVPVTNRRCLCELAKQIGFQDQAQNIFQLEQQLSTFRHVQPEMVRRDIKFARSLSIATKLKFPFPHMVAVVVRERSGGGLQLLTQGTADIILDSCIEFWDGHDLCPLSASDRKKVQDFYQRTSLTSYCTAFAYRPLTRGICDKMSKIYLELPADSKHLYAPHRSPTPLPWDFRNVLDPRVKGILGQFHSTDSLLCNENKDDVVNDVDSCFDIQCNQVFIGMVTMQYQAQTDMVQLIEQLDRACIRFVHFSKENELRSRVFSEKMGLESGWNCHISLLSERARSESLVGWWVSQAAAMSSPTPSAQSHQHNYSCMDEASHLLNRVSPRTNLDNSRAMSMSAPSAINTDFSTVKFDDETTEWNDTGTSQVKSAMSHREQDTVRSEDSVLVQSVDLGSGQEAWRSLSCLTDSTEQSAPVNFDLSNRAKLPRGIDKIRPHIELIDNVPLLVSLFTDCNTAVTREMLHIMQDYGEVVCVLGSSANAENMPIFMQADAGVAVEPLYPQVCQRVPVLTPTKDDQGPSPVDLSRALNSVACSLSVKREDPIAIFHLIMEARHYMMCLWNCVQFWLCCTVTLSFTQAMSGFLLLPPLFSVDQVLWLCCLIIPILSISMIATPMDPTIMQRATGKNQCTVNGQVALFVLWCYGSKFLPTVITIVLSQCISFLSLCPTYTPDSKCLYIYPDTQGEVSWGGWGDKPNIILVIQHFALSLLVLHLVTISISFVHREYSIWKKQPFNNYVWFFSAFIALCAQAAFSGTVFCKFWKDEGQSIKDFPLHLPLFFLVSLPLIFAINELIKWQEIKVNVRYQKRARLEFGTKLGMNSPF, from the exons ATG AAAATGGATGGCGATCAAGGAAAAGATAGTCCTTCCAAACcaactgaaaatattaatactaaatctgCAAAGCCATTAGGACTAAGTACAACAATTGCTCTTGAAATATTACAACGTGATGTTAAAAGAGTGTTACAAGAATATGAAGAAGAGtacaaaagaaataa AAAATATAAAGCTTGGCTAAAGGACACATTACATCATCGTAGTCAATATACAACTCTTTGTTGGACTTCAGCAATTGCACTTTTGATCAATGCCATTATACTTGTTATTGCATTCTTCACAATCAACGATACATG GTATCCTACACTGCCTTATGATGGACTGACTGTTTGTTGTCTagtaatgttaaattttattttagtcgTATCTGATAATAAATTACGACATGAAGAAATTCCTTATAGAGTACGAGGTCTTCTTGACCAATTAGAAG TAGCAAAAAATACTTGCCAATGGAATCCAGAGAATTATCCACATTTATGCAGTCCATTGTCTCCTTGCTTAACTTTACAGTGGACTTATCGCGATGGtcgcataattaatttacccTGGGCATTGTTAGTTGCTAgtgatataattgttataaaaccCGGACAACAAGCACCTGGATATTGTGTTCCTTATGAT gatGCTGATGCACCAGTATTACATGCAAGAGAAGTATACAGTCCTCAGGTTCACAGtgctaatgaaatattttcaactccACAGGCACGAACGcctttaaagaataaaatttataaacttcaaGAAACACCATATTTAATGAATCTTAGAATGGCTCTCGATCAAGCTTTAGATAGACCGGTTACATATCACAATCGCAAACGGCATCTTTTAATGATATGTTGCATCGAACAATTGGCTTATCCAATTCTTTTGATTATCGTTCTAGTTgctaatttatttcgatatatgtatgtgtcaGAATATTTCGGTGTCGGTTATTGGAATGAAATGTTTCTGTTACAACCGATCGCTATTAGTATCCCTTTACTTCCGTTAGTATTTCCGACTTgttggatttttttaaattgtttcggAATGGCTCGTTTCAAAGCTCTATTTAAGCTTTATCAATCTTCGAAGAAACTTCAG TTTGTGGATCCTTTCGAAGATGCGGATATTTCCGGGCCTAGCCATCCAGAAGTAGTATACAATTGGTtggaattaaaagaatacttttttgatatattgtttGGTAAAGAGCATATGATGTCAAGATCCGCCAGTATTCTACATGTTTTAGGATCAGTTACG GCATTGTGTTGCGTGGATAAAAAAGGGATCCTTTCGTGGCCTAATCCAACTGCCGAGAAAGTATTCTTTTTACGAAATGCTAATACTCTATCTCCATCTTCaag tACTGGTAGCTTAGATAGAAACTCAGAACCTCAGTATCAGGCAACTGACGACTCCAAACAAGATTCGAATAAGACATCCTATGTGACTCAtg atatgtcTCATTCAACAGCTGAAGTTTTGGATCTTACTCATGACCATGCTTTACCATTTCGTCTACAGTTCGATGACCATTCTTGGAGACAACATTTAAACTCATTAAAACCCCTAGGTTTAGCGATTCTTCTCAACACATGTAATATGGATACACAAGAGCATTACATGCAGTTTTGTTGTCATGTCACGTGTGAAGCTCTCTTTAACGAAAATCTAGTACCAGTAACGAACAGACG GTGTTTATGCGAATTAGCCAAGCAGATAGGTTTTCAAGATCAggcacaaaatatatttcaattggaACAACAGTTGTCCACGTTTAGGCATGTT CAACCAGAAATGGTTCGGCGAGATATCAAATTTGCACGATCTTTGAGTATCGCGACGAagttaaaatttccatttccgcACATGGTAGCTGTGGTAGTTAGAGAACGCAGTGGTGGAGGTTTGCAATTACTTACACAGGGTACAGCGGATATAATATTGGATTCTTGCATCGAATTTTGGGACGGTCATGATCTCTGTCCATTATCAGCATCGGATag gaAAAAGGTGCaagatttttatcaaagaaCGAGCTTAACATCATATTGTACTGCATTTGCGTATAGGCCACTAACACGTGGTATTTGTGATAAAATGTCTAAAATATATCTAGAACTTCCTGCAGATAGTAAACATTTATATGCACCTCATAGGAGTCCTACTCCTCTACCTTGGGACTTTAGAAATGTTCTTGACCCTAGAGTGAAAGGTATACTTGGACAATTTCACTCGACTg aTTCTTTGTTGTGCAATGAAAACAAAGATGATGTTGTAAATGATGTTGATAGCTGCTTTGATATTCAATGTAATCAAGTTTTTATTGGTATGGTCACTATGCAGTATCAAGCACAAACAGAtatg GTACAATTAATTGAACAACTCGACAGAGCTTGTATCCGATTTGTTCACTTCagcaaagaaaatgaattaagaTCACGTGTATTCTCGGAAAAAATGGGTCTCGAAAGCGGATGGAATTGTCACATATCGTTGCTCAGTGAAAGAGCTAG GTCCGAGAGTCTAGTGGGTTGGTGGGTGAGCCAGGCAGCAGCCATGTCCTCACCCACTCCCTCAGCCCAATCTCATCAGCATAATTACTCCTGCATGGATGAGGCCAGCCACTTGCTTAATCGTGTCTCTCCTCG CACCAATTTGGATAATAGCCGTGCTATGAGTATGTCAGCACCAAGTGCTATAAATACCGATTTCTCCACCGTCAAATTCGATGATGAAACCACGGAATGGAACGACACGGGAACATCTCAAGTTAAAAGCGCTATGAGCCACAG GGAACAGGACACAGTGAGAAGCGAAGATAGCGTGCTTGTACAAAGCGTAGACCTGGGTTCCGGACAAGAAGCATGGCGATCTTTGAGTTGTCTCACAGACAGCACGGAGCAAAGCGCTCCTGTAAATTTTGACTTGTCGAACAGG GCAAAACTACCTCGAGGCATCGATAAGATTCGACCACACATAGAATTAATAGACAATGTACCCCTTTTGGTATCTCTGTTCACCGATTGCAACACCGCTGTTACAAGGGAAATGTTGCACATTATGCAAGATTATGGAGAAGTTGTATGCGTACTTGGCTCCTCTGCTAATGCAGAAAATATGCCCATCTTCATGCAAGCAGATGCagg AGTGGCGGTAGAACCATTGTATCCACAAGTTTGTCAAAGAGTTCCTGTATTGACACCAACCAAAGACGATCAAGGTCCATCTCCAGTTGATTTAAGCAGAGCATTGAATTCCGTTGCTTGCTCTTTAAGCGTGAAACGAGAAGATccaattgcaatttttcactTAATCATGGAG GCTCGGCATTATATGATGTGCCTCTGGAATTGCGTGCAATTCTGGCTCTGTTGTACAGTTACTCTCTCCTTCACACAAGCTATGTCCGGTTTCTTATTACTACCGCCCTTATTTTCGGTTGATCAAGTCTTATGGTTGTGTTGCTTAATCATtccaatattatctatatctatGATTGCTACACCAATGGATCCTACTATAATGCAACGTGCAACTGGTAAAAACCAATGTACTGTAAATGGCCAG GTTGCACTGTTTGTTCTTTGGTGTTATGGCAGTAAATTTTTGCCGACAGTCATAACGATAGTTCTGTCGCAAtgtatttcgtttttatcttTGTGCCCTACTTACACACCAGATTCTAAATGCTTGTATATATACCCAGATACACAAGGAGAAGTTTCATGGGGTGGTTGGGGTGACAAACCAAACATTATTTTAGTGATACAACATTTCGCTTTGTCGCTGTTAGTTTTACATTTGG TAACGATATCCATAAGCTTTGTACATAGAGAATATTCTATTTGGAAGAAACAACCCTTTAACAATTACGTATGGTTTTTCAGTGCATTTATAGC attatgcGCACAAGCTGCATTCTCAGGAACAGTGTTTTGTAAATTCTGGAAAGACGAAGGGCAAAGTATAAAAGACTTTCCTTTACATCTTCccctattttttttagtttcattACCACTAATCTTTGCCATTAACGAATTGATCAAATGGCAGGAAATCaa GGTAAACGTGAGGTATCAAAAAAGAGCACGATTAGAATTTGGTACAAAACTTGGTATGAATTcaccattttaa